Proteins from one Haloarchaeobius litoreus genomic window:
- a CDS encoding DJ-1/PfpI family protein, whose protein sequence is MNVAIVLYDGFDELDAVGPYEVFQTAGELGGEMEATLVTVREPTTVTASHGLRVEPDAALEDVDPDLILVPGGGWSDRDAPGARQEFDDGTIPDVLRTLAPTTQLASVCTGAMLLAAAGVLTNRPATTHHTAMDDLSVFADVRDDRIVDDGDVLTCGGVTAGLDLALYIVRRECGDEVGDAVATEMEYVPRV, encoded by the coding sequence ATGAACGTCGCTATCGTGCTGTACGACGGGTTCGACGAGCTGGATGCGGTCGGTCCCTACGAGGTGTTCCAGACCGCCGGCGAGCTCGGCGGCGAGATGGAGGCGACACTCGTGACCGTCCGCGAGCCGACGACCGTGACCGCCAGCCACGGGCTCCGCGTGGAGCCCGACGCCGCACTGGAGGACGTCGACCCCGACCTGATACTCGTTCCCGGCGGCGGCTGGAGCGACCGCGATGCCCCCGGTGCGCGCCAGGAGTTCGACGACGGCACCATCCCCGACGTGCTCCGGACGCTCGCCCCGACGACGCAGCTGGCGAGCGTCTGCACCGGCGCGATGCTGCTCGCGGCGGCTGGCGTGCTGACGAACCGGCCGGCGACGACCCACCACACAGCGATGGACGACCTCTCGGTGTTCGCCGACGTGCGCGACGACCGCATCGTCGACGACGGCGACGTGCTCACCTGCGGCGGCGTGACCGCGGGGCTGGACCTCGCGCTCTACATCGTCCGACGGGAGTGCGGCGACGAGGTCGGCGACGCGGTCGCGACGGAGATGGAGTACGTCCCACGGGTGTAG
- a CDS encoding deoxyhypusine synthase: MTDDDTKDNVIPGSEEELATPDVRGYDFTGEFDLAELLASYETTGFQATHLAEAIDIVKRMRDDGATIYCTYTSNIVSSGLRETLAYLARENLVDVMITTSGSITEDVIKTEKPFKMGEWDVDEAAMRERGINRLGNIFVPSDRYVWLEEYLNDFFPEFFAEEKVRTPVEFSRELGATIDDEHSILANAADNDIPIFCPALTDAEVGNFLYYYKQGYDSDVGIEILQDYDDLIEEGLLADKTGLIVIGGGLPKHHAIMTNLFRGGADYAVYISTGVEGDGSLSGAPPDEAVSWGKIKEEVTNHVEVKAEATLVTPLLVAEAFKKYEPAGGEDEAEATAADD, encoded by the coding sequence ATGACCGACGACGACACGAAGGACAACGTGATTCCGGGCTCCGAGGAGGAGCTCGCCACACCCGACGTTCGCGGGTACGACTTCACCGGCGAGTTCGACCTCGCGGAGCTGCTCGCGAGCTACGAGACCACCGGTTTCCAGGCGACCCACCTCGCCGAGGCCATCGACATCGTGAAGCGGATGCGCGACGACGGCGCGACGATCTACTGCACGTACACCTCGAACATCGTCTCCTCGGGCCTGCGCGAGACGCTCGCGTACCTCGCCCGCGAGAACCTCGTCGACGTGATGATAACCACCTCCGGCTCCATCACGGAGGACGTCATCAAGACCGAGAAGCCGTTCAAGATGGGCGAGTGGGACGTCGATGAGGCCGCGATGCGCGAGCGTGGCATCAACAGGTTGGGGAACATCTTCGTCCCGTCGGACCGGTACGTCTGGCTGGAGGAGTACCTCAACGACTTCTTCCCCGAGTTCTTCGCCGAGGAGAAGGTGCGGACACCGGTCGAGTTCTCCCGCGAACTGGGCGCGACCATCGACGACGAGCACTCCATCCTCGCGAACGCCGCGGACAACGACATCCCCATCTTCTGTCCGGCGCTCACCGACGCCGAGGTCGGCAACTTCCTCTACTACTACAAGCAGGGCTACGACTCGGACGTGGGCATCGAGATCCTCCAGGACTACGACGACCTCATCGAGGAGGGCCTGCTCGCGGACAAGACCGGCCTCATCGTCATCGGTGGCGGGCTTCCGAAACACCACGCCATCATGACGAACCTGTTCCGCGGTGGCGCGGACTACGCCGTCTACATCTCCACGGGCGTCGAGGGCGACGGCTCGCTCTCCGGTGCGCCGCCGGACGAGGCCGTCTCGTGGGGCAAGATCAAGGAGGAGGTGACGAACCACGTGGAGGTCAAGGCGGAGGCGACGCTCGTCACGCCCCTGCTCGTCGCTGAAGCGTTCAAGAAGTACGAACCCGCGGGAGGCGAGGACGAGGCGGAAGCGACCGCGGCCGACGACTGA
- the pdhA gene encoding pyruvate dehydrogenase (acetyl-transferring) E1 component subunit alpha has protein sequence MSLGITTDDDDVHRVLDVDGSLVDGASVPLSDAELRDLYEDLKLARRFDRKAVSLQRQGRMGTYPPIYGQEGAQVGSVHALNDEDWLFPSYRENGAMLARGAPMAANLEYWMGSESGNASLVDRNVFPVANPISTQVLHAVGHGWASRLDGDTRVSLVHFGDGATSEGDFHEGMNFAGVFDAPVVFFCNNNQWAISVPRERQTASETIAQKATAYGFDGVRVDGMDPLAVYEVTRDAVAGAREPLDGEKRPTLIEAIQYRLGAHSTSDDPGVYRDEDRTEEWKRYDPVPRLESFMLESGRIDEAGVEAVESDIDERIEAAVQEAESFEPDPDNIFEHTYAERPAKLDRQREYLRELRAEFGDDELLED, from the coding sequence ATGTCTCTGGGCATCACTACCGACGATGACGACGTTCACCGGGTGCTCGACGTCGACGGGTCGCTCGTCGACGGGGCGTCCGTCCCGCTCTCCGACGCCGAGCTCCGGGACCTGTACGAGGACCTGAAGCTCGCCCGTCGGTTCGACCGCAAGGCGGTCTCCCTCCAGCGGCAGGGCCGGATGGGCACCTACCCACCAATCTACGGGCAGGAGGGTGCACAGGTCGGGAGCGTCCACGCGCTCAACGACGAGGACTGGCTGTTCCCCTCCTACCGCGAGAACGGCGCGATGCTGGCCCGCGGCGCGCCGATGGCGGCGAACCTCGAGTACTGGATGGGCTCCGAGTCGGGCAACGCGAGCCTCGTGGACCGGAACGTGTTCCCGGTGGCGAACCCCATCTCGACGCAGGTGCTCCACGCCGTCGGCCACGGCTGGGCCTCGCGGCTCGACGGCGACACGCGCGTCTCGCTCGTCCACTTCGGCGACGGAGCAACCTCCGAGGGCGACTTCCACGAGGGCATGAACTTCGCCGGCGTGTTCGACGCCCCCGTCGTCTTCTTCTGCAACAACAACCAGTGGGCCATCTCGGTGCCCCGGGAACGACAGACCGCCAGCGAGACCATCGCCCAGAAGGCCACCGCCTACGGCTTCGACGGCGTCCGCGTCGACGGGATGGACCCGCTCGCCGTCTACGAGGTGACCCGCGACGCCGTCGCCGGGGCACGCGAGCCCCTCGACGGCGAGAAGCGCCCGACGCTGATCGAGGCGATCCAGTACCGTCTCGGCGCGCACTCGACCTCCGACGACCCCGGCGTCTATCGCGACGAGGACCGCACCGAGGAGTGGAAGCGCTACGACCCGGTGCCCCGCCTGGAGTCGTTCATGCTGGAGAGCGGCCGCATCGACGAGGCGGGCGTCGAGGCCGTCGAGAGCGATATCGACGAGCGCATCGAGGCCGCGGTGCAGGAGGCCGAGTCGTTCGAGCCGGACCCGGACAACATCTTCGAGCACACCTACGCGGAGCGCCCGGCGAAGCTCGACCGGCAGCGCGAGTACCTCCGCGAACTGCGCGCGGAGTTCGGGGACGACGAACTGCTGGAGGATTAG
- a CDS encoding alpha/beta hydrolase, whose protein sequence is MTHLDPAYERALAAFPDHPEWHELGVERARELEAELFSRSTDGDVVTTERTVDRPGGEGAVPVRVYRPPGLDEPAPALVFAHGGGFVLGTLDSADDLARRLAANTGSVVVSVDYRLAPEHPCPAGMDDVTAVIEWTVESADALGVDAAQVGVAGSSAGANLATMAARRVDVPLSVAVLFYPMLDPTLGTPSHEEHADAPLLTRADLDWFWRLYRDDGAIPVDDPLLSPLPDVGGEPSSLADSPSTVVVTAGCDPLRDDGARYADALAAARVAVDHRHYPGAPHGFLSLADAVPAAADAWDDLAAAVLARR, encoded by the coding sequence GTGACTCACCTCGACCCCGCGTACGAGCGCGCCCTCGCGGCGTTCCCCGACCACCCCGAGTGGCACGAGCTCGGCGTCGAGCGCGCGAGGGAACTGGAGGCGGAGCTGTTCTCGCGGTCGACAGACGGCGACGTGGTGACGACCGAGCGGACCGTCGACCGCCCGGGCGGCGAGGGGGCGGTTCCGGTCCGTGTCTACCGACCACCCGGCCTCGACGAGCCGGCACCGGCGCTGGTGTTCGCCCACGGCGGCGGGTTCGTCCTCGGAACCCTCGACTCCGCGGACGACCTCGCCCGCCGACTGGCGGCGAACACCGGCAGCGTGGTCGTCTCGGTCGACTACCGGCTCGCGCCGGAGCACCCGTGTCCGGCGGGGATGGACGACGTGACCGCCGTCATCGAGTGGACCGTCGAGTCGGCCGACGCCCTCGGCGTCGACGCCGCGCAGGTCGGCGTCGCGGGTTCGAGCGCGGGCGCGAACCTCGCCACGATGGCCGCTCGGCGGGTCGATGTTCCGCTCTCGGTCGCCGTGCTGTTCTACCCGATGCTCGACCCGACGCTCGGCACGCCGTCCCACGAGGAGCACGCCGACGCGCCGCTGCTCACCCGTGCGGACCTCGACTGGTTCTGGCGGCTCTACCGCGACGACGGTGCGATCCCGGTCGACGACCCGCTGCTCTCGCCACTCCCGGACGTCGGTGGGGAGCCGTCGTCGCTCGCGGACTCGCCGTCGACGGTCGTCGTCACCGCCGGCTGCGACCCCCTGCGAGACGACGGCGCGCGGTACGCCGACGCGCTCGCGGCGGCCAGGGTGGCGGTCGACCACCGCCACTATCCGGGTGCGCCCCACGGGTTCCTCTCGCTGGCGGACGCGGTGCCGGCGGCGGCCGATGCGTGGGACGACCTCGCGGCGGCCGTCTTGGCGCGGCGGTGA
- a CDS encoding thioredoxin family protein, with protein MSTRSDAKPVRLADGDELDDLLAEEPVVLLELYTKGCGKCQAMEPVIGTVARVTDAAVAMVNPGDDMTLLDRFEVRSTPTFVLFRDGEQVATLADGFVETERMVRFVESGGESEA; from the coding sequence ATGAGCACACGAAGCGACGCCAAGCCGGTCCGACTCGCCGACGGTGACGAACTCGACGACCTGCTCGCCGAGGAGCCGGTGGTCCTCCTCGAACTGTACACGAAGGGCTGTGGCAAGTGCCAGGCGATGGAGCCGGTGATCGGCACCGTCGCCCGGGTCACCGACGCGGCGGTCGCGATGGTCAACCCCGGCGACGACATGACGCTGCTCGACCGGTTCGAGGTGCGGAGCACGCCGACGTTCGTCCTCTTCAGGGACGGCGAGCAGGTCGCGACGCTGGCCGACGGCTTCGTCGAGACCGAACGGATGGTCCGGTTCGTCGAGTCGGGCGGGGAGAGCGAGGCGTGA
- a CDS encoding lactate utilization protein → MSEKAEYLTEVSADESYDQLPDEGTVQETVENLEARGFDVVVVDTAEEALDELVDAIPAGASVMNGHSTTLEQIGFVDHLNGDDHDWENLAGQVWSIDDDEERQQFRREAQTADYFLGSVNGIAKTGELVAADASGSRIGAYPFAAGNLLLVSGVNKVVDDLDAALDRLEEFVFPLEDARAQDAYGAGSVVAKQLIYRQENEAGRTTVVLVRDDLGY, encoded by the coding sequence ATGTCCGAAAAAGCCGAGTACCTCACGGAAGTATCTGCGGACGAATCGTACGACCAGCTCCCCGACGAGGGGACCGTTCAGGAGACGGTCGAGAACCTCGAAGCGCGTGGCTTCGACGTCGTCGTCGTCGACACCGCCGAGGAAGCGCTCGACGAACTCGTCGACGCCATCCCGGCCGGTGCGTCGGTGATGAACGGCCACTCGACGACGCTCGAACAGATCGGCTTCGTCGACCACCTGAACGGCGACGACCACGACTGGGAGAACCTCGCCGGGCAGGTCTGGAGCATCGACGACGACGAAGAGCGCCAGCAGTTCCGGCGCGAGGCCCAGACGGCCGACTACTTCCTCGGCAGCGTCAACGGCATCGCGAAGACGGGCGAGCTCGTCGCCGCCGACGCCTCGGGCAGCCGCATCGGCGCGTACCCGTTCGCTGCCGGCAACCTGCTGCTCGTCTCGGGCGTGAACAAGGTCGTCGACGACCTCGACGCCGCCCTCGACCGCCTCGAGGAGTTCGTCTTCCCGCTGGAGGACGCCCGCGCACAGGACGCCTACGGCGCTGGCTCGGTCGTCGCCAAGCAGCTCATCTACCGGCAGGAGAACGAGGCGGGCCGGACGACGGTCGTGCTCGTGCGCGACGACCTCGGCTACTGA
- a CDS encoding DUF7385 family protein, with protein MEDVDFDELVASLTLREENQSVKSYQNTVAVACPACEEPFDDLVVCKENPTSLDLTMQLDLCVGSVDDQAVIFTHKQ; from the coding sequence ATGGAGGACGTGGACTTCGACGAGCTCGTGGCGTCGCTGACGCTGCGGGAGGAGAACCAGTCGGTGAAGAGCTACCAGAACACGGTCGCGGTCGCCTGCCCGGCGTGCGAGGAACCGTTCGACGACCTCGTGGTCTGCAAGGAGAACCCGACGAGCCTCGACCTGACGATGCAGCTCGACCTCTGTGTCGGCAGCGTCGACGACCAGGCGGTCATCTTCACGCACAAGCAGTAG
- a CDS encoding HAD-IIA family hydrolase codes for MTRRAAIVDLDGTVWRGEEVIPGAAEGIDALTDAGLAVQFVTNSTSVDREAFPDTLESMGIPGDVAGVSTSASATATYLAEHHPNADVYVVGSDVLYDELRGAGLTIVSEPDPASRPRDQEPADVVAAGKAYDIDFDLLTETLWAFDSGTLFVATNTDRTFPTEDGLKPGAGCTIGAIEGMTGRDPLVVGKPSEHMADAVTERLGVAPGDCLVVGDNLHTDILMGERAGMETALVLTGATRREEIGGSGVEPDHVIDSLGDVASVL; via the coding sequence ATGACACGGCGCGCGGCCATCGTCGACCTCGACGGGACCGTCTGGCGCGGCGAAGAAGTGATTCCGGGTGCGGCCGAGGGCATCGACGCCCTCACCGACGCCGGGCTCGCCGTCCAGTTCGTCACGAACAGCACGAGCGTCGACCGCGAGGCGTTCCCTGACACGCTCGAGTCCATGGGCATCCCCGGCGACGTGGCCGGTGTCTCCACCTCGGCGTCGGCGACGGCGACGTACCTCGCCGAGCATCACCCGAACGCCGACGTGTACGTCGTCGGCTCCGACGTGCTCTACGACGAGCTCCGAGGGGCGGGGCTCACCATCGTCTCCGAGCCGGACCCGGCCTCGCGCCCGAGGGACCAGGAGCCGGCCGACGTGGTCGCCGCCGGGAAGGCCTACGACATCGACTTCGACCTGCTCACGGAGACGCTCTGGGCGTTCGACTCCGGGACGCTGTTCGTCGCGACCAACACCGACCGGACGTTCCCGACCGAGGACGGGCTCAAGCCCGGTGCCGGCTGCACCATCGGGGCCATCGAGGGGATGACCGGCCGCGACCCGCTCGTCGTCGGTAAGCCCTCCGAACACATGGCCGACGCCGTCACCGAGCGACTGGGCGTCGCCCCCGGCGACTGTCTGGTCGTCGGCGACAACCTCCACACGGACATCCTGATGGGCGAGCGCGCCGGAATGGAGACGGCGCTCGTGCTCACCGGGGCGACCCGGCGCGAAGAGATCGGCGGTTCGGGCGTCGAGCCGGACCACGTCATCGACTCGCTCGGTGACGTGGCCTCGGTACTCTGA
- a CDS encoding HalOD1 output domain-containing protein yields MGNNTDSPDEPTVGDGRSVDVETEWTQVAQRYYDCDTDGELTTAIVYTIADAMGVEPTAVRSPPLYECVDAAALDETFFGPGVADTARRSVGSVEFEYRDYRVTVRSDGWIHVTEPVDRTGT; encoded by the coding sequence ATGGGGAATAACACCGACAGTCCGGACGAGCCGACGGTTGGCGACGGCCGATCCGTCGACGTCGAGACAGAGTGGACGCAGGTCGCCCAGCGGTACTACGACTGCGACACGGACGGGGAACTGACGACCGCTATCGTGTACACCATCGCGGACGCGATGGGCGTCGAACCGACTGCGGTGCGCTCGCCGCCGCTGTACGAGTGCGTCGACGCCGCCGCGCTCGACGAGACGTTCTTCGGCCCGGGCGTGGCCGACACCGCCCGCCGGAGCGTCGGGAGCGTCGAGTTCGAGTACCGGGACTACCGCGTCACGGTCCGCAGCGACGGCTGGATACACGTGACCGAACCCGTCGACAGGACCGGAACGTAG
- a CDS encoding helix-turn-helix domain-containing protein, whose product MDDDTGHDRRDGTGRDDRPTSSDVSASSDVSAVTKRELPPKAVLTLDHVFDALAHPRRRYICYTLPTKNEWTLTELATKVAAWEDDVPESEVDPEQRQRVYVSLYHAHVPKLVDDGIVTFDEVSESITLAENAEQVLQVLAGIGSSFDVDQEEHARGEMDGE is encoded by the coding sequence ATGGACGACGACACGGGACATGACCGACGGGACGGGACGGGCCGCGACGACAGACCGACATCGAGTGACGTATCGGCATCGAGTGACGTATCGGCTGTCACCAAACGGGAGCTTCCGCCCAAGGCGGTCCTGACGCTCGACCACGTCTTCGACGCACTCGCACACCCACGGCGGCGGTACATCTGCTACACGCTGCCCACGAAGAACGAGTGGACGCTGACCGAGCTCGCGACCAAGGTCGCCGCCTGGGAGGACGACGTCCCCGAGTCCGAGGTCGACCCGGAGCAGCGCCAGCGGGTGTACGTCTCGCTGTACCACGCACACGTCCCGAAACTGGTCGACGACGGAATCGTCACGTTCGACGAGGTTTCGGAGTCCATCACGCTGGCGGAGAACGCCGAGCAGGTGTTGCAGGTGCTGGCGGGGATCGGCAGCAGCTTCGACGTCGATCAGGAGGAACACGCACGGGGCGAGATGGATGGGGAATAA
- a CDS encoding ABC transporter substrate-binding protein, with product MNVVTLLPSATEVVFALGVEPVGVSHECDYPPAAADLPAVEYSRVDADASTAEIDRQVQEAEESGGVYGVDVDLLDELDPDLVVTQGVCDVCAVDEVLVEDAVREIDANPEVLTTDPHSVGDVFDDVRSVGAALGREAEARELVASLQGRVEAVRERAANCEPKRVAVLDWTDPVMVAGHWVPELVEAANCEYDMAAVRDPSTPREWTDVRAYDPEALVVAPCGYDLAQTRANLSDLTDRPGWEELTAVQEGDVWAIDGNHYLNRPGPRVVDSLEHLAGVLHDGFETPSRDVAAPLSNRSAVR from the coding sequence ATGAACGTCGTGACGCTGCTGCCCTCCGCCACGGAGGTCGTCTTCGCGCTCGGTGTCGAGCCCGTCGGTGTGTCCCACGAGTGCGACTACCCGCCCGCGGCCGCCGACCTGCCCGCCGTAGAGTACAGCCGGGTCGACGCCGACGCCTCGACCGCCGAGATCGACCGGCAGGTGCAGGAAGCCGAGGAATCGGGCGGCGTCTACGGCGTCGACGTCGACCTGCTGGACGAGCTCGACCCGGACCTCGTCGTCACGCAGGGCGTCTGTGACGTCTGCGCCGTCGACGAGGTGCTCGTCGAGGACGCGGTTCGGGAGATCGACGCGAACCCCGAGGTGCTGACGACGGACCCCCACAGCGTCGGCGACGTGTTCGACGACGTGCGGTCGGTGGGCGCGGCGCTCGGCCGCGAGGCCGAAGCCCGCGAACTCGTCGCGTCGCTCCAGGGGCGCGTCGAGGCGGTCCGCGAGCGCGCGGCGAACTGCGAGCCGAAACGGGTCGCCGTGCTGGACTGGACCGACCCCGTGATGGTCGCGGGGCACTGGGTCCCCGAACTCGTCGAGGCGGCGAACTGCGAGTACGACATGGCCGCCGTCCGCGACCCCTCGACGCCGCGGGAGTGGACCGACGTGCGCGCGTACGACCCCGAGGCACTGGTCGTCGCGCCATGTGGCTACGACCTCGCACAGACCCGCGCGAACCTGTCGGACCTGACCGACCGGCCCGGCTGGGAGGAGCTGACCGCGGTGCAGGAGGGCGACGTGTGGGCCATCGACGGCAACCACTACCTGAACCGGCCCGGGCCGCGGGTCGTCGACTCGCTGGAGCACCTCGCCGGCGTACTCCACGACGGGTTCGAGACGCCGTCGCGGGACGTGGCCGCGCCGCTGTCGAACCGTTCGGCCGTCCGGTGA